GCCTCAATTGCTTGTTGGCTGCCTGTGGCAGCCCTCCAGATCTAGGCGTCGGAGCTTCGGCGTTGGGACAAGCTTGATTGGCTCCCGACGTCTGACGTAGACCTTCTACAATGGTGTATCTCCAGAACCTGCCCCTCCTCGACTCAGAGGGATTTGTTGATcgacatcatcatagtcttctggTGTATTTGGCGCCACTTGAGTGATGTGGTGTTCAATAGGGCTATGCTATACATGGATGCTATCAAGTACAAGATAAAAAAAAAGGATGAGCATGAGCGCTGTAACATAACTAGATTGTTCCCTAGCGATGCGTTTAGCTTTTCGGAGCTGTTGCCATTGTGGTTAAAGGAGGGAGAGTAGGCCTTAGTGTCAATGAGCTTCCACCTCATGTTCGTATCAACACTGGTCTTTTAAAGACGTAGTACACGCCTTCTGGCGTTCTTACTTCTATATTATTTGGAGATCGTGTTAATGTCCAAAACATACTTATTAACTAGGGAGAGTAACTAGGAAAAATAATCCCACATGTCAGGGCCATTTTCCAACTAACGCGGGTGCCACATGGATGCTAGGTGGTGAGGAATTCTCTAAATTCTTAGAAATAATCATGTAGTATCGATTTAACTCCAAATCAGGTGATTCTTCCCATAATTTCTTGACAAGAGAGTCTAAATTATTATTTTCTCGTAAATTTAATTTTCAACAAATGTTAAAAATGAGAGAATAATCAAATAAAACAAAACGATCATACATTAAGATTAGTCTTATAAACCTACATCTATTTTGGATCAATGAGCACTTAACCCTGGAGTTAAAATTTGAGAAATGTAATTATTTTTTCCAGATTTAAAATAATTCATATGTTGTTTTCTATTGCTTTTTTTTGTGAGGATGCATCTGGGTTAGCTGCCACATGGATCATCTGTATGGATTCAAGATGTAAATTTGGTGCAGTTGTGATGGTAAAATAGAAAAAATCAGGTAATTACTGACATTTTGATAACCAGGGGTAAGCATGTAATTATTGACCTACTCGTCATTTACGCGTTGCTTTTAGTTTAAATTTCTTTTGAACGACAAGTTACTCGTAGATTCATTTACACATTGTGATGGTCTACGTAGACTAACAAACATATCTACAATAATGTTTTTTGAATAGGTCTGATGCCTCGTTGGAGCGCGATCGTCGAGGGAAGGTTGGTAGACTCTTATTGAAAATTACGTCACGTGAGATGAAGAAAGTACATGCTCACATGGTATATTTATAGAATAGGGTACTTGACAAATAACTGAGGTTACCCTTGTGATGGTAGATAGGAGTGTTGGTGGAAGTAATATTTGGTCCATGGTGGAATATGGCAGAGATGTATGGTGCATAGTCTTGTTGTAGACTAGCCAACTTATTCCTCCGTCTAATAGGTTGCTTTAATTTGCTTATGCTTTCATCGTCTTGACTTCTTCTCTCATCTTTTATTCTCCTTTGGCTTGACCTATAATAATTTCGTGGAATTTTGTTGAATTGACCTAGTCTGTTTGCTAATTGGTTGCAATGCAGGATTGAATGGGACCCCGTGAGAATTCTTTATCCCCACAATAGTTCAGTAAATCATCCTTTCTCATGCATACAACATATAATCATATTTATTCTGAAAAAATTAAAATGAACCTAGAACTGATTGGATCAAAATATCCCTTACCCTGGAGTTAGGAGGAGTGATATATATAGGATTATTTTCTCTATGTCTCAAATAACTattatgtttttttcttttcttgtgcTGCGTCTGTTACAGGTTCAAGTCTCGGCTATAGTAATTTAATGAACCTCCTTTTATGTCCACATATAGGCCTTATCGAGTTCTCAGTTCTCACACGTGAGAGGGGTGTTATCCAAGGCGCAATTGTGTCGGCCAACCAACTAGGGCTAAAGAAAAGTTTAGTTAAAGTTATATGTTTTCCCGACGTTTTTATGACCTAAAGTTTGTTCTCTGAGCTTTATCACGCAATTTACAAGGTCCTCAAATTTTTCCCAACCACAAAATATATAAGTTCAGATTGCTTCTCCTAGATGGTACCATAAACCATCTTTTCTCATGCACACAGCATTCTGGGGTTTGATTAGCGGTTGAGTCTTTCAGATACACCTCGACCAACCACGTGAGGACATCCTCACATGCGAATCATTGTGCTAGCCAATCTCGTAGAAGGCGGGGGTCAGCCAATGAGTAGCAACACCGGCCACACGGCACGGATTAATACTAGCTACAAGTAGTCTAGCTTAACATGCAAACACGGAGAGACCCCAGGTTTTGCTCCACAAGTTACGGGCGGGCGGCCGCGTGAGCTTCAAAGGCGCTGGCCCTGGTTCATCAGACATCACCTACCTCTGCCCCTGCTTGCAGCATCGATCCTGCCTCCCTGGCCGCAGGTACGAACCTGGATGGAACCTGAAAGCCTCGATCGGGCTATATGCAGCACGCACCAACTCAAGTGGGCGCTGACGATGCCCATGGAAAAGGGGAACTGCATTGTTTAGGCATGTgcaggaatattcattcagttttGGAGACAAGTCCCCTGTGTTGGAGTGGTTCTGTCGGCACTTCCGATCAGTTGGACACATGGGAGAATAAAGGGGCGAAAATTACCCATAGAAGTGGACGCACAGATTGATTGCTACTAGAAGATGGAGATAGTACCATGAAAAGTAGAATATCTCATGCATGGGAGAGCCTGTCATGGAGGGGCATGATTCTTGGGCAGAAGTTTCCGATTTATCAATCTCCCTACAAATTGTTTCTGTGCTATACGATCTTATCATGGCGTCGTGACCCCTGAGAGCAACGCGAAACAGACACCTGGAATGAGTGAGGAACCGTTTCCATCGGTGTGGATCTGAACTGACATGCCATTGATCCACTCCTCGATCCATAGTATATGGTCCCGAATCAGTTGCGTACGTCCGTGTGTTTGATTGTCCAGTCAGTCCACACGAGTCGGTGGCCGGCCGTTCACAGAAGCGAACAACCGTCTGATTGTTTATCCAAACCCAAAAGATATATAAACGGATAACTGCCGCTTTTAATTCGGTAGAACATGACTGAACGATCGATCAGCAAAGAGAACTATACCAAGAAAACTTTGCACATAATAATGCATGCTTTCTGGGGACACCAATCACCTAAATTAAGCTAAGTAGACCAGCAGGTGCACACACGCCTATCCGAGTTAATCAATCGCTAACCGGAATTGATTAGCTTGAGAGACACGGATGTCCAACAGAACCAAGTAATCACCTATCTCATCATCGCCGTCATCATCAGGCAAAGAGACAGAACAAACCGCCGTGCCATCACCTTGCACCCCACCTCCCCTACACCCGTATCCCACCATATCCAACTTTCTCTAAGGACCAGCTAAATATTCCCCTACACCCAGCTCATGACATGAGCTGAAGCTCCTGCTGTTCTACTGCACTTGACACATTAGTACTTCTCCGTCTAATAATCGTCTTCCCATCAAAGAAAGAAAATCAAGAACGATCGATATGGGCTGCAACAGTTTTGCGGGAATAAATGTGCAAACTGTTGGCTACCTTTGACATGCATGGTGTACTGTCTAGCTAGTACACTACGATTAACTAGCTAGTGGGCAGACGTAGCTACGCTGTGGATCATGACTGCTGCGGCCGGATGGCGATCGGGCGGTGGCAGATGGCGCCCCCGTCGACGGCGTTTCGGCGGTCGGTTGCAGCGGCGGTGGAGTTGCTGCTGTTATTGTTGGAGACGCGCTCGCAGGAGGGGCACATGGTGAGGGTGGTGGGCGGGGACATGTGCATGTAGCGGTGCGGCGAGACGAGCTTGAGCGCACGGAGCTCCTGCACCTCCTTCTGCAGCCGCCGGTTCTCCTCGGTCAGCGTCTCGCAGCAGCGCTTCAGGAACTCGCAGTCCACCTCCGTCTGCTTCAGCTTCGTCCTGGATAAATAGAGATAAATTCAGAGATTCAGAAATTGACCCAACTGATGTTCATCCCAAGAATACTCCACTATACTATTGCATGTGCCAGTACGTACCTTGCGCGTCTGTTCTGGAACCACACCTCCACCTGCCGTGAACGCAGACCGAGCTGCTGCGCCAAGGCTGCCTTCTGCCTCTGCACGTAGCAAATTAACGCAGGGTTTAGAGACTAGAAAGACAGCAGCACGACTTGTGCATAAGAAGTTCATGAACATACATACTCGAGAACTAACGAGTCATAGGCTGGCTAATTACCGGGTTTAGAGTCGGGTGCTCCCGGAAGCTATCCTCGAGCACGGCGGACTGGTCCTTGGACAGCCGGAGCTTCTTCCGGGAACCATCTACACCGCAGCCGCCGTCCTCATCGTCGCTGCCGCCGCGCAGGCTGGAATCATCGGCGCCAGGGACCTCGCTCCGCTTTGCAGGGAGCAGCGGCATCTCCAGAAATCTCCTCTCTGATCAAGAGTCGCACGCATGGTATATATAGTATTAGCATCCCCGATTTCGCGAGCTAGCTGCCTTAATACTATCAAAGAATCGTAATACTTGAAGTAGCATTTACCTGGAGCGTGGAGCAGCATGGCGACATGGTGAGTGCGAGGAGCAAGCGATGAGCTGAGACTGAGGCTGAGCCCTAAGTCCTCGGCCCTCTCCATCATCCTCCTAGACTCCTACTCTCTCTTCTCTCACACAAGCTCTATGTGAGCGGTCGTGCGTGTGTGTTTGTTGTTAAGTTCGCAGCTGGAGTTGGAACTTGCAAGTGATAAAGAAGTGGGGGAGAGTGAGGGTTTTAAAGGGTCGGGGAGGAATGTTGGATCTCTCGCACAGTTCCTGGGACAGCAATGATTAACTTGTGGGGCGGGCTCCTTAATTGGTGCAATCATAACTTCCCCACCTCCTGCAGCTTAAAAGGCTTAAAATTGCTAGGTTAGCTAACTTCAGCTATTCTCCACTCATACTAGGATTTCTTTTAGAGGGAAAAAGGTGCCCATTTTAGCTTTGACAAATGTTTTGTAATCTGTTCCACCGAATGAAGTGGAGTATATATCTAGCAAACAAACGACTTTTGACTTATGGTCCGTTAGCAAGTATATGTACGTGCGCAAAATAATAAGTGTGTATGATTAGCTCCATTCGATTGTTGGACCAGTACTGTCATGTATAGCAAAACGAGAAAAAGGGGAAATGTTCCCATAGCACTCTTTTGTAGAGCAGTTGCATTTATGGGCCTCCTCTCGTAGCCAgggaaaacaagttccaatttcgaAAGTTCACTCACAATTTTCCTCGAAAACATGGATATTTTGAGAAATGTGAGGATTCTTATTGGAAAAGTCAGCCGATTCAAATTATAACTTACAGAAATTATGAATTTCAGACACTTAATTAGCACCTCCATCAATGTAGTAGAAGTTCCAAGTTCAAGATTTGTTTACCTCATATGACTTATGTCTATTCACCAAAAAAGGCTAATTTGCCAGAGTTTGAAGGAAATTTCCCTAAAATTGCTTCCCCTGCTCATTTCGCTGAATAGATATTTTGTTTTATTGTTCTAGCACTCCGATGCACTACATACACCACTTTTAATCATACCATGATTAACCCCTCACTAATAGATCCTGCATTGCTTCGTCACACATTCTCACCTCTCACCAACCGAGCCAGAACTCCTTGCTTTCAATCTGAATTGACTCACTGAGAGCATGAATTCATCTTCCGGCTATAGACCCCACCTTCTATGACTTTGGTGGTGTTTTTGATTACACTTATTTTAGGATTTTGGACTTAGGTGCCTTTGGCTTATACCATAATGGAACATTATCCAGCTACAAAAGTACCTAGGTGCTCTTGGCTTATACGATCATGCAACAATATCCAGTGAAAATCTAAAAGAACCAATTTAGATGCTTTTTTTGTGTGCTTATAAGCCAAATTCCTAATGGCTGGAAATAAGCATAATAATATAGCCAATTTGAGTGTTTGTATGTTGTACCCGACCACCATGTTACCACTCTCCACTAACAAACATGATTTCGATTACATAACTAACGGTTTCTACTGAAATAATATTTATTTAGGACAATGCTACAACATTAAGTTTACTTACTAGCATGTAATATTTGGGCCTCAAACGGACCCCTTTTATGTTGACAACGTGAAATATAGTTCCAAGGAGATTTTTTTGCTCGATGACTTCATGGACATGATTGAAGGAGATATATAGGACCGTTCCATTGTCCAAGTCCAAGGTTGTAACACATTGTTGAGGACAAACAAGGACACAAACAATTTTAGAAATGAAATGAAATGTAGAGGCATCAAGAGAGTGAATTGAACTGTGTGTCCTAGGGCATGAAGATAAAATACAGTGGAGGATTAAGATGTGAAGAAACTGCTAGTAGGGTGGAAAAAAATCAAGTTTGATGATTGTGTGACATTATGTTTACTAAGTGTGCATCAATACTTTATCGCATAAATTTTGGTCTACCAATGTTATCAACCCCTTAAATGATGATAAGAATATAGGGTTGTCCTCCCAAGATTAGAAATCATATAGTATTTTGCGCCATGTTTACCTCTATTGAGGTGTGGGGCAACACCAAATGTAGGTAGATAAAGAGAGAGTGTGGAAGATAAAAACATAAATCAAGAGGAGGAAATGAATGAGGATGAGAAGGAAGAACAAAAAGGAAGAGTAGAACCCTCCACCTTCACTAGCCAAAGATGATGGTACTTCTAAAAACTCTTTTGTCATATATAATAATCCATGCTATTGTGATGAATGTAATAATGCTCCTTTTGATATGCCTAATAGTAATATTAACAACGACAATGGGGAGTATTAGTTAGATATGTAGTAAGATAATGATCTGGATCATGTTTTTCTTGATAATTCTCCATGTACAACAATTGTTACAAATTCGTGTGAGGATAAAGATAACGATAACATAC
This region of Lolium perenne isolate Kyuss_39 chromosome 2, Kyuss_2.0, whole genome shotgun sequence genomic DNA includes:
- the LOC127335834 gene encoding homeobox-leucine zipper protein HOX17, with protein sequence MMERAEDLGLSLSLSSSLAPRTHHVAMLLHAPERRFLEMPLLPAKRSEVPGADDSSLRGGSDDEDGGCGVDGSRKKLRLSKDQSAVLEDSFREHPTLNPRQKAALAQQLGLRSRQVEVWFQNRRARTKLKQTEVDCEFLKRCCETLTEENRRLQKEVQELRALKLVSPHRYMHMSPPTTLTMCPSCERVSNNNSSNSTAAATDRRNAVDGGAICHRPIAIRPQQS